The proteins below come from a single Zea mays cultivar B73 chromosome 8, Zm-B73-REFERENCE-NAM-5.0, whole genome shotgun sequence genomic window:
- the LOC103635633 gene encoding peroxidase 2 yields MEDASSRVSSLLGLLLAAHCALLLLLRLAGAAHGHGYAPAPGGGVALSSAFYDESCPSAYDVVRRVIQDARVSDPRIPASLIRLHFHDCFVNGCDGSLLLDDDLPAIQSEKHVPANDKSARGFEVVDGIKSALEEACPGIVSCADILALAAEISVELAGGPRWRVLLGRRDGTTTNIEGANNLPSPFDPLDKLQEKFRNFNLDDTDLVALQGAHTFGKVQCQFTQENCTAGQPEETLENLDQVTPNVFDNKYYGNLLHGAAQLPSDQVMLSADPVAEMTTAPIVHRFAGNQEDFFRNFAASMVKMGNISPLTRNDGEIRKFCRRINSEGY; encoded by the exons ATGGAGGACGCTTCCTCTCGCGTCTCGTCTCTCCTCGGGTTGCTGTTAGCCGCCCACTGCGCACTCTTGCTCTTGCTCCGTTTGGCTGGAGCTGCTCACGGCCACGGTTACGCTCCCGCTCCTGGCGGCGGCGTGGCGCTGAGCTCCGCGTTCTACGACGAGTCGTGCCCCAGCGCCTACGACGTCGTCCGGCGCGTCATCCAGGATGCGCGCGTCTCCGACCCGCGCATCCCGGCCAGTCTCATCCGCCTGCACTTCCACGACTGCTTCGTCAAC GGTTGCGATGGCTCGCTGCTGCTGGACGACGATCTCCCGGCGATCCAGTCGGAGAAACACGTGCCCGCCAACGACAAATCAGCGCGTGGCTTCGAGGTGGTCGATGGCATCAAGAGCGCGCTGGAGGAAGCGTGCCCTGGCATCGTCTCCTGCGCCGACATCCTCGCCCTGGCAGCCGAGATCTCCGTCGAACTC GCTGGAGGGCCACGATGGAGGGTGCTGCTCGGCCGGCGAGACGGCACGACGACTAACATCGAGGGCGCCAACAACCTACCCAGCCCATTCGACCCGCTCGACAAGCTCCAAGAGAAGTTCAGAAACTTTAACCTGGACGACACCGACCTCGTCGCCCTCCAAG GAGCACACACTTTTGGTAAAGTACAGTGTCAATTCACACAAGAGAACTGCACAGCTGGGCAGCCAGAGGAAACACTAGAAAACCTAGACCAGGTCACCCCCAACGTGTTTGACAACAAGTATTACGGTAACCTCCTGCATGGCGCCGCACAGCTACCCTCCGACCAGGTCATGCTGTCGGCGGACCCTGTCGCGGAGATGACGACCGCTCCCATTGTTCATCGGTTTGCAGGCAACCAAGAAGACTTCTTTAGAAACTTTGCCGCATCTATGGTTAAGATGGGCAACATAAGCCCGCTAACTAGGAACGATGGAGAGATACGGAAATTTTGCCGAAGGATTAATAGCGAAGGCTATTGA